The Deinococcus hopiensis KR-140 sequence GTAATGGAAAAGGGCAGGTGGCGAGCACGCAGCCGGGGGTGCCCGTAGCGCTCGTGGTACAGCGGTGGTCCTCCGAGAAAGCCACTCAGAAAGGCGAACTGCTTCTCGGCGGTGTGCGTCAGGTCCGCCGGGAAGATCGGCGCAAGGTCCGGGTGCACCGCCACGTGCCTGTAAAAGCGGGTGATGAGCGCGACCAGGGCGTTCGGGCCGATGCGCTCGTACAGGCTGCCGCCCACATGGAGGCCGATGGGAGCCGTCATGGGGGCAGGCTAGCGCAGGGGGACCGGCAGCAATAAGTCCCACTGGCTCTTCCCGCTCTGGCCGCCCTTCAGCTCCAGTTCCACACCGCCGGTTCGTATTCGTAGGCCCCGCCCACGGCCCGGCGGACATGCCCGGTGGCGTGGAAGGGGAAGTGATAGCCCGTGACCCACA is a genomic window containing:
- a CDS encoding globin, whose protein sequence is MTAPIGLHVGGSLYERIGPNALVALITRFYRHVAVHPDLAPIFPADLTHTAEKQFAFLSGFLGGPPLYHERYGHPRLRARHLPFSITPARARAWLGCMDAALRETPEIAETEARELYAALARVAVHMVNTPGEGAGGEPGLPEQAAEEQA